The Acinetobacter calcoaceticus sequence TCTTGGCGATTGGTAACCCATTTGGAGTAGGGCAAACGGTAACTCAAGGTATTATTTCTGCTACCGAACGCTCCGATTTAGGCATCAATACCTATGAAGATTTCATTCAAACAGATGCTGCAATTAACCCAGGTAACTCAGGCGGAGCTTTAATTGATGTCGCTGGTAACCTCATTGGGGTAAACACTGCTATTTTCTCTCAGTCAGGTGGCTCTTTAGGCATTGGTTTCGCAATTCCAGCTAAAATCTGCCAACAAGTATTAAACTCGATTTTGAAAGATGGTCGCGTTGTACGTGGATGGTTAGGCATTAGTTTAGTGCCACCTACACAAGAAGATGTATTAGCACCGAAACAACAAATTGGTGTTTTGGTTGCAGATGTCTTGAAAAATGGGCCAGCAGCTTCAGCCGGTATAAAAGTCGGTGATAAGATTGTTCAGGTAAATAATCAACCAATCACTTCGGCATCTCATTTGATTAATTATGTTGCATTACAAGCGCCTAATAGCGAAATTAATGTAATGATTGAGCGAGCTGGGAAGCAAGAAAACTTTGTGGTAACAGTTGGTGAAAGAAAAAACCAAAATAGTCAATCTCAATTTATACCGTTACCTAAACAATAGAGACAAAAAAGCCTCGTAATGAGGCTTTTTTATTGGCTTAAATTAAGAATGTGTAGGGGTTTGATGTTGATGTTTGAACTCAGTTAAAGCATCAATGCGATATTGAATTAACATTTCACCAATTTCAGCACCCTTAATGTTCTCTGGTAAGTCCTGAACTTTAATAGAGCGAACCACTTGCATTGCATCTAACATATATTGAGCTTGAGGATAGGGACGATCTTCTAAGCCTAGTCTTCCTTTAGCATCGCACTCACATGCCTGCACAAAAGCTTCCACTCTCTCAGGACGACGTAATACATCAAGACGTTGTAATAAACGCCATACAGTTCCTGGTTTTAACGACATAATCTGATGACATTTTAAGTGTTCTTTACACACCGATAAAGCCAACTGTCGAGTTTGAGTTGGAACCTTTAAACGTTCACATAATTCGGTAACGGGTTTCACTCCGCGTTCTTCATGCATGATATGGCGAGGAAGTTCGTTAGCTGGAGTTAATGCTTTACCCAAATCATGTACTAAAACAGCAAACCGAACATCAAGCGAGTAGTTTGATTTACACGCTTGCTGTAAAGACATGAGGGTATGTATGCCGCAATCTACTTCGGGGTGATATTCTGGACGCTGTGGTACACCAAACAATGCATCAATTTCAGGGAAAAGATGTTTTAAAGCACCGCAATCCCGTAATGTCTGAAAATAAATATCTGCATGATCTTCTAAAAGAGCGCGTGACGTTTCTTTCCACACACGTTCTGGTGTTAAGGCGTCAAGTTCACCTGATTCCGCCATCGTTTGCATGAGTTGTAAGGTTTCAGGTGCAATATGAAAGCCATATGAAGAATATCGAGCTGCAAAACGTGCGACACGTAAAACACGTAAAGGATCTTCAGCAAAAGCTTCTGAAACATGTCGTAAGGTTTTATTTTCTAAATCAGTCTGACCGCCATAGGGATCATATAATTTGCCATCTTGATCCATTGCTATGGCATTGATGGTTAAATCACGACGAATTAAATCTTCTTCTAAACTTACTGTGGTATCAGTAAAAAACTGAAAACCGTGATAGCCCTTACCGGACTTTCGTTCAGTACGTGCAAGTGCATATTCTTCTTTAGTTTCAGGATGAAGAAACACAGGAAAATCTTTGCCTACAGGTTGAAAACCTTGGGCGAGCATATGTTCAGGTGTTGCTCCGACCACAACATAATCTTTTTCTTGATAGGGATGCCCAAGTAGAGAATCTCGGACGGCACCGCCTACTAAATACACTTGCATGAAAAAACCTCTATTCTTCAAGCAATCATGCTACAGAATAGAGGTTTTCTCAAGTCATTAGATAGGCTTTTCGTAAAAAGCTCTTTCTAAATTATTTTTCTAATTGCTGGATTTCAGCAACAGTTAAAGCAGTCATATTGATAAGACGACGAGTTGTTGCTGTCGGTGTCAAAATATGAACAGGTTTTGCTGCACCAAGCAAAATTGGACCAATAGTAACGTTATTACCAGAAGTTGCTTTTAACAAGTTAAATGAAATATTTGCTGCATCTAGATTTGGCATAATGAGCAAGTTTGCAGAACCTTTAAAACGCGAACCTGGGAACGCAAATTGACGAATATTTTCGTCTAATGCTGCATCACCATGCATTTCACCTTCAACTTCAAGCTCAGGAGCTTGCTCAGATAAAATACGGTAAACTTCACGCATTTTTTGAGCGCTTGAATCGGTTTGGTCGCTACCAAAACTTGAATGAGAAAGCAGGGCTACACGTGGAGTAATACCAAAGCGACGTACTTCTTCAGCTGCCAAAATAGTCATTTCAGCAAGTTGTTCAGCAGTCGGGTTAGTGTTTACATACGTATCTGCGATAAACAAGTTACGAT is a genomic window containing:
- a CDS encoding multifunctional CCA addition/repair protein; this encodes MQVYLVGGAVRDSLLGHPYQEKDYVVVGATPEHMLAQGFQPVGKDFPVFLHPETKEEYALARTERKSGKGYHGFQFFTDTTVSLEEDLIRRDLTINAIAMDQDGKLYDPYGGQTDLENKTLRHVSEAFAEDPLRVLRVARFAARYSSYGFHIAPETLQLMQTMAESGELDALTPERVWKETSRALLEDHADIYFQTLRDCGALKHLFPEIDALFGVPQRPEYHPEVDCGIHTLMSLQQACKSNYSLDVRFAVLVHDLGKALTPANELPRHIMHEERGVKPVTELCERLKVPTQTRQLALSVCKEHLKCHQIMSLKPGTVWRLLQRLDVLRRPERVEAFVQACECDAKGRLGLEDRPYPQAQYMLDAMQVVRSIKVQDLPENIKGAEIGEMLIQYRIDALTEFKHQHQTPTHS
- a CDS encoding S1C family serine protease codes for the protein MRRTFTWLPWVLLIIVIASFIAWQKYHQPKPTVAVDGVQMPAEKVEPLVNTSRTGGVVSYSAAVKVAAPAVVNIFTTQKVKQNHPLLSDPVFREFFGNQVPEQQQQNENSLGSGVIVRADGYILTNNHVIAQADQIVVALRDGRRAEATIVGTDPDTDLAVIKIDLDKLPVLPFKLSGNEVGDVVLAIGNPFGVGQTVTQGIISATERSDLGINTYEDFIQTDAAINPGNSGGALIDVAGNLIGVNTAIFSQSGGSLGIGFAIPAKICQQVLNSILKDGRVVRGWLGISLVPPTQEDVLAPKQQIGVLVADVLKNGPAASAGIKVGDKIVQVNNQPITSASHLINYVALQAPNSEINVMIERAGKQENFVVTVGERKNQNSQSQFIPLPKQ